The Triticum aestivum cultivar Chinese Spring chromosome 3A, IWGSC CS RefSeq v2.1, whole genome shotgun sequence genome includes a region encoding these proteins:
- the LOC123059226 gene encoding uncharacterized protein: MSQELERAAMAAAPREVPTPLASAILLLPAKRVKQDPSCPEPSSAVPAMEAAGWSTLSGDLIRRIADSFLANNDLDYYMSVRGVCPTWRAATDDPTSHTGDSRFHSRGWIVLDEDFQGDGRRVLLNTLTGRFFRKKLPLLLDYYIIGTSQGFFVLADRSPPHAPRVFNPLTSCMVRFAAPVPCEVGLSEVDSSLALALFCDSSRTIYKAARDSEHFVAVKTRSKKPAVYDCFRKAAVGGVYAEISGLKSTVLAETITILPMAMRACFSADSEFYSDLHRDVKDLQSSLVVLSGQMLLVVGAPIPFVCQVDIDAARLHPLRSIDRFAIFLSNRRCLAVDTDMFPSINANCIYFIHLLGTSAYICKSNIEDRKVERISENPDFVKQGKQFVLVACRPVTVIQLLSSYTINIPDSQLALQQMP, encoded by the coding sequence ATGTCGCAAGAATTGGAGCGTGCAGCAATGGCGGCCGCGCCCCGTGAGGTTCCGACGCCCTTGGCCTCCGCTATTCTTCTTCTGCCGGCCAAAAGGGTGAAGCAAGATCCGAGTTGTCCGGAACCCTCGTCCgcggttccggccatggaggccgcagGCTGGTCCACGCTCTCGGGTGACCTCATCCGCCGCATCGCCGACTCCTTCCTCGCCAACAACGACCTGGACTACTACATGTCTGTCCGCGGCGTCTGCCCCACCTGGCGTGCCGCCACCGACGACCCCACCAGCCACACCGGGGACTCCCGCTTCCATTCGCGCGGGTGGATCGTCCTGGACGAGGACTTCCAGGGCGACGGCAGGCGGGTCTTGCTCAACACCCTCACCGGCCGCTTCTTCCGCAAGAAGCTGCCGCTGCTGCTGGATTACTACATCATTGGTACCAGTCAGGGCTTCTTCGTCCTGGCAGACAGGAGCCCTCCTCACGCCCCTCGTGTCTTCAATCCTCTCACCAGCTGCATGGTTCGTTTTGCGGCGCCCGTGCCCTGTGAGGTGGGGCTCTCTGAAGTTGACTCCTCGCTGGCGCTCGCTTTGTTCTGCGACTCATCTCGCACGATTTACAAGGCTGCTCGTGACAGTGAACATTTTGTCGCTGTCAAGACGAGGTCTAAAAAGCCGGCGGTTTACGATTGCTTCCGCAAGGCGGCTGTAGGTGGTGTCTACGCAGAAATCAGTGGTCTGAAATCAACCGTATTAGCTGAGACGATTACAATTTTACCCATGGCTATGCGGGCTTGTTTTAGTGCTGATTCTGAGTTTTACTCCGATCTTCATAGAGATGTGAAGGACCTCCAGAGTTCCCTGGTGGTTTTATCTGGACAGATGTTGCTCGTCGTGGGTGCGCCCATTCCCTTTGTTTGCCAAGTGGACATCGATGCAGCTAGGTTGCATCCTTTGAGGAGCATCGACAGATTTGCCATCTTCCTCAGTAACCGGAGGTGCCTAGCTGTGGACACTGACATGTTCCCATCGATTAATGCAAACTGTATCTATTTCATTCATCTTCTGGGTACGTCTGCTTATATATGCAAGTCCAACATAGAGGACAGGAAAGTAGAGAGGATCTCTGAAAATCCAGATTTCGTGAAGCAGGGCAAGCAGTTTGTCCTCGTCGCTTGCCGTCCTGTGACGGTCATCCAGCTTCTATCGAGCTACACCATCAACATCCCGGATTCTCAGCTGGCACTGCAACAGATGCCATAA